From Streptomyces chrestomyceticus JCM 4735, one genomic window encodes:
- a CDS encoding AsnC family transcriptional regulator — MPQSVSDPATSPAPPPVLGLRDQRLIAALQCDGRLSAERAAEVLGENPRTVHRRWQALIGDGTVKVIAQPVRPASVGALLLRIKVLKGKLDALTAALAARPDIPFIDLSASGDEISAVSYTEPGSRDHLVFRQLPATPAVASVSAATVLHVFSEASDWRHNVLTPTERAALTPTRRPSESVRPAASGPGPASGLDPIDADILAALSDDARTPAAVIAARTGHPASTVRRRLARLMADGRLSTQVAVDPRRLGLFIDANVMLQVPPDHLDTVGRTLARHPAVHGAFATSGTANLHAAVWLPDLTALYRLITEDLTGLGIAGVETVIVGHAVKRPGR; from the coding sequence ATGCCCCAGTCAGTGAGCGATCCCGCCACCAGCCCCGCCCCACCACCCGTCCTCGGGCTTCGTGACCAGCGCCTGATCGCCGCGTTGCAGTGCGACGGGCGGCTGAGCGCGGAACGCGCCGCCGAGGTGCTGGGGGAGAACCCCCGTACGGTGCACCGTCGCTGGCAGGCGCTGATCGGCGACGGCACGGTCAAGGTGATCGCCCAGCCCGTGCGCCCCGCCTCGGTGGGGGCGCTGCTGCTACGCATCAAGGTGCTCAAGGGCAAGCTGGACGCCCTCACCGCCGCCCTGGCCGCCCGCCCCGACATCCCCTTCATCGACCTGTCCGCCTCGGGCGACGAAATCTCCGCGGTCTCGTACACCGAACCGGGGTCCCGTGACCACCTGGTGTTCCGGCAGTTGCCGGCCACACCGGCGGTGGCGTCCGTGTCCGCGGCCACCGTGCTGCACGTGTTCTCCGAGGCATCCGACTGGCGCCACAACGTCCTGACCCCCACGGAACGCGCCGCCCTGACCCCGACGCGGCGCCCCTCCGAATCCGTACGGCCTGCCGCTTCCGGTCCCGGTCCCGCCTCCGGGCTCGACCCCATCGACGCCGACATCCTGGCCGCCTTGAGCGACGACGCCCGCACCCCGGCGGCGGTGATCGCCGCCCGTACCGGGCACCCCGCCTCCACCGTCCGGCGCCGCCTGGCCCGCCTGATGGCCGACGGCCGGCTGAGCACGCAGGTGGCCGTGGACCCCAGACGCCTGGGCCTGTTCATCGACGCCAACGTCATGCTGCAAGTGCCGCCGGACCACCTGGACACCGTGGGACGCACCCTGGCCCGACACCCCGCCGTCCACGGCGCGTTCGCCACCAGCGGCACCGCGAACCTGCACGCCGCCGTCTGGCTGCCGGACCTGACCGCCCTGTACCGGCTGATCACCGAAGACCTGACGGGCCTGGGCATCGCCGGCGTCGAGACCGTCATCGTCGGCCACGCGGTCAAACGCCCCGGCAGATGA
- a CDS encoding IPT/TIG domain-containing protein, translating to MTTRSAAVRSAPALTILTALLALFAASPAPAATTPASPPASATGPNVAVSQAGNYPTQPNSYGNFSVRWSSAGTTDTTGITHLTVDLPPGLTTGGALMYSTPYDYTFDQTVSPDGRHLEATFRGTRVPGRGDFMKVQVSSGAERPSGVIRATVANRDDVDATDNVSTYTVNGPQRPVDVPRRPVVTGIGTTTGPGAGGTAVTVTGTGLDDGFVLFGADQATTSHCTATQCAATTPGGSGSVPVTVVTPGGAADAPGGFAYTGPPPAPPAAPVVTGLNRASGPSQGGTSVYVLGKNLAGGTIAFGDAPAAHVSCGESFCSGTSPAGSGTVHVTVTTAGGTSATVDADRFTYTGTEVMYTGPAAASAPGARRR from the coding sequence ATGACCACTCGATCAGCAGCGGTCCGGTCGGCCCCCGCCTTGACCATCCTGACCGCCCTGCTCGCACTGTTCGCGGCGAGCCCCGCGCCTGCCGCCACCACACCCGCCTCCCCTCCCGCCTCCGCCACCGGCCCGAACGTGGCCGTCTCGCAAGCAGGCAACTACCCGACACAGCCGAACAGTTACGGCAACTTCTCGGTCAGGTGGTCCTCGGCCGGTACAACCGACACCACCGGCATCACCCACCTGACCGTCGATCTGCCGCCCGGACTGACGACCGGGGGCGCGCTGATGTACTCGACGCCGTACGACTACACCTTCGACCAGACCGTGTCGCCGGACGGACGCCACCTGGAAGCGACCTTCCGCGGGACCCGCGTGCCCGGCCGCGGCGACTTCATGAAGGTGCAGGTGTCCTCGGGTGCGGAACGGCCGTCCGGGGTGATCAGGGCCACCGTCGCCAACCGGGACGACGTCGATGCCACCGACAACGTGAGTACGTACACGGTCAACGGTCCCCAGCGGCCCGTCGATGTGCCGCGGCGGCCGGTGGTGACCGGGATCGGCACGACCACCGGGCCGGGCGCCGGCGGCACCGCCGTCACCGTCACCGGGACGGGTCTGGACGACGGGTTCGTACTCTTCGGCGCCGACCAGGCCACCACGTCGCACTGCACGGCCACGCAGTGCGCCGCCACCACCCCCGGCGGCTCCGGCAGCGTCCCGGTCACCGTCGTCACTCCGGGCGGTGCCGCGGACGCGCCGGGCGGCTTCGCCTACACCGGGCCGCCGCCCGCGCCGCCCGCCGCACCGGTGGTGACCGGCCTGAACAGGGCCAGCGGCCCGTCACAGGGCGGGACTTCGGTGTACGTCCTCGGAAAGAACCTGGCGGGCGGCACGATCGCGTTCGGGGACGCGCCGGCCGCGCACGTCTCCTGCGGGGAGTCCTTCTGCAGCGGCACCTCGCCCGCCGGGTCGGGGACCGTGCACGTCACCGTGACGACGGCGGGCGGTACGAGCGCCACGGTGGACGCGGACCGGTTCACGTACACAGGCACAGAGGTTATGTACACGGGCCCGGCTGCCGCGTCGGCCCCGGGCGCGCGGCGGCGCTGA
- a CDS encoding inositol monophosphatase family protein has product MTYVSLLAPMAAAAHEVGALLLATPRRAAAPADTMEELAAAYLALETPAVAVMRRHLDALLPGVPWAEELHDERSLNADPNADPDASSSADPVAGPSAGPSAETSAGTSPAPSSRPGATPDTTPTPRLPAEGDVWTVDVIDGAVQFMRDLPHFCVSLALVRDGEPVAAALHAPLLGETYLAAAGHGATRNGETITPSARTRLEAALVGTSHPPFAAGQPAAVAAAGRSLAAVLPAVGAVRNLGPTSWQIADTAAGRLDAFWEYGRDDANLLPGALVAREAGAVVSDTAGRPWQAGASGFLVAPRELHGQLLELLNPPLA; this is encoded by the coding sequence ATGACGTACGTATCCCTGCTCGCCCCGATGGCGGCTGCCGCTCACGAAGTCGGTGCGCTCCTGCTCGCCACCCCGCGCCGTGCCGCCGCGCCCGCCGACACCATGGAGGAACTGGCCGCCGCCTATCTGGCCTTGGAAACTCCGGCCGTTGCCGTCATGCGACGGCATCTGGACGCACTGCTGCCCGGCGTTCCCTGGGCCGAGGAACTGCACGACGAGCGGAGCCTGAACGCCGACCCGAACGCCGACCCGGACGCCAGCTCAAGTGCCGACCCAGTTGCCGGCCCGAGTGCCGGCCCGAGTGCCGAAACAAGCGCCGGAACGAGTCCTGCTCCGAGCAGCCGCCCGGGCGCCACGCCGGACACCACCCCAACTCCCCGACTGCCTGCGGAAGGAGACGTATGGACGGTGGACGTGATCGACGGCGCCGTGCAGTTCATGCGGGATCTGCCGCACTTCTGTGTCAGCCTCGCGTTGGTGCGGGACGGTGAGCCGGTGGCCGCGGCACTGCACGCGCCGCTGCTCGGCGAGACGTATCTCGCCGCGGCCGGGCACGGTGCCACACGGAACGGCGAGACGATCACCCCGTCGGCCCGGACCCGGCTGGAGGCAGCCCTCGTGGGCACCAGTCACCCGCCCTTCGCCGCGGGGCAGCCCGCGGCCGTGGCGGCGGCCGGGCGGTCGCTCGCCGCCGTGCTGCCCGCCGTGGGGGCTGTACGGAACCTGGGCCCCACCTCGTGGCAGATCGCCGACACGGCAGCGGGGCGGCTGGACGCGTTCTGGGAGTACGGCCGGGACGACGCCAATCTGCTGCCCGGCGCCCTGGTGGCCCGTGAGGCGGGAGCAGTCGTCTCCGATACCGCGGGACGGCCGTGGCAGGCCGGAGCGTCCGGCTTTCTCGTCGCGCCGCGTGAACTGCACGGTCAGTTGCTGGAACTGCTGAACCCGCCCCTCGCGTGA
- a CDS encoding carboxymuconolactone decarboxylase family protein, whose protein sequence is MSNPAVLLPGVTEHVLAVLKAVKKAGVPQGTLDLVHLRASQINGCSYCVHGGTLQAQKAGERDERLHTVAAWADAPFFSPAERAALALAEAATRLGDRTDPVPDAVWDEAAAYYDERQLAALVLMIGMTNFFNRVNVTTRQVAGEAW, encoded by the coding sequence ATTTCGAATCCGGCCGTGCTTCTCCCCGGTGTCACGGAACACGTCCTCGCCGTTCTCAAGGCGGTCAAGAAGGCCGGTGTCCCGCAGGGCACGCTCGACCTGGTCCACCTGCGGGCGAGCCAGATCAACGGATGCAGTTACTGCGTGCACGGCGGCACCTTGCAGGCCCAGAAGGCAGGTGAGCGTGACGAGCGGCTGCACACCGTGGCGGCCTGGGCCGACGCCCCCTTCTTCAGCCCGGCCGAGCGCGCCGCGCTGGCGCTCGCCGAGGCCGCCACCCGGCTCGGCGACCGTACCGACCCGGTGCCGGACGCGGTCTGGGACGAGGCCGCGGCGTACTACGACGAGCGGCAACTCGCCGCTCTGGTCCTCATGATCGGTATGACGAATTTCTTCAACAGGGTCAATGTCACGACCCGGCAGGTCGCGGGCGAAGCCTGGTAA
- a CDS encoding sigma-70 family RNA polymerase sigma factor — MDEKDFLAERFEEHRAHLRAVAYRMLGSLSEADDAVQEAWLRLSRSDVSGVANLGGWLTTVVGRVCLDLLRTRTARGEEPFDVRVPDPVISSAAGAGGGGSGTDGTDPEQQALLADAVGLALLVVLQTLAPAGRLAFVLHDMFGVPFDEIGPLVGRTPAAARQLASRARRRVRNAAAEPDTGLVRQREVVDAFLAAARDGDFEGLLAVLDPDVVLRADTGAGFPGLTRTVRGAGEVAGRALAFRRTAHGARYALVNGAAGVVTVVDGAPVSVMGLTVVGGKIVAIDILADPERLRGLDLTALGADADG, encoded by the coding sequence GTGGACGAGAAAGATTTCCTGGCAGAGCGCTTCGAGGAGCACCGGGCGCATCTACGGGCGGTGGCGTACCGGATGCTCGGTTCGCTGAGCGAGGCGGACGACGCCGTGCAGGAAGCCTGGCTGCGGCTCAGCCGCTCCGACGTCAGCGGCGTGGCGAACCTCGGCGGCTGGCTGACGACCGTCGTCGGCCGGGTGTGCCTGGATCTGCTGCGGACGCGTACGGCGCGCGGCGAGGAGCCTTTCGACGTACGGGTGCCCGACCCCGTCATCAGCAGCGCCGCCGGCGCCGGAGGGGGCGGCAGCGGTACGGACGGGACCGACCCGGAGCAGCAGGCGCTGCTGGCCGACGCGGTCGGGCTCGCCCTGCTGGTGGTGCTCCAGACGCTGGCGCCCGCCGGACGTCTGGCGTTCGTCCTGCACGACATGTTCGGGGTGCCGTTCGACGAGATCGGCCCCCTCGTCGGGCGTACTCCGGCCGCGGCGCGGCAACTGGCCAGCCGGGCTCGCCGCCGGGTGCGGAACGCGGCCGCCGAGCCCGACACGGGTCTCGTCCGGCAGCGCGAGGTGGTCGATGCCTTCCTCGCCGCCGCGCGCGACGGTGACTTCGAAGGGCTGCTCGCGGTGCTCGATCCGGACGTGGTGCTCCGTGCCGACACGGGCGCCGGTTTCCCGGGCCTGACCAGGACAGTTCGCGGGGCGGGCGAGGTGGCCGGGCGGGCGCTCGCTTTCCGGCGTACCGCGCACGGTGCGCGGTACGCGCTGGTGAACGGGGCCGCTGGTGTCGTCACGGTCGTGGACGGGGCGCCGGTATCGGTGATGGGTCTGACGGTCGTGGGCGGGAAGATCGTCGCGATCGACATCCTCGCGGATCCGGAACGGCTGCGGGGGCTGGACCTGACGGCGCTCGGTGCGGACGCTGACGGCTGA
- a CDS encoding NADP-dependent isocitrate dehydrogenase: MTDSTIIYTHTDEAPALATYSFLPVIEAYASTAGVAVESRDISLAGRIIAGFPEWLQEEQRIDDALAELGELAKTPEANIIKLPNISASIPQLKAAVAELQEQGYALPDYPDDPKTDEERDIRARYDKVKGSAVNPVLREGNSDRRAPASVKNYAKAHPHRMGAWSADSKTEVAHMSGDDFRSTEKSVVIAEDDTLRIELAGDDGSTTVLRESVSVLAGEVVDASVMRVAVLREFLKEQVARAKAEGVLFSVHLKATMMKVSDPIIFGHVVRAFFPKTFAQYGDVLAKAGLTPNDGLGGIWKGLESLPQGEEIKASFDAELAEGPDLAMVDSHRGITNLHVPSDVIVDASMPAMIRTSGHMWNKDDQEQDALAVIPDSSYAGVYQAVIEDCKANGAYDPSTMGSVPNVGLMAQKAEEYGSHDKTFEIPATGTVRVLDKDGNAVLEQTVAAGDIFRMCQTKDVPIRDWVKLAVTRARATGDPAVFWLDEGRAHDANLIAKVKQYLPEHDTEGLTIKIMSPVEATKYSVERIRRGENTISVTGNVLRDYLTDLFPILELGTSAKMLSVVPLINGGGLFETGAGGSAPKHVQQLVKENYLRWDSLGEFLALAVSFEHLAQKTGNARAQVLADTLDRATGTFLAENKSPSRKLGGIDNRGSHFYLALYWAQELAKQTEDAQLAESFAALAATLAEQEQKIVDELIAVQGSPADIGGYYQPSVAKAAAVMRPSQTFNQALATLGS; this comes from the coding sequence GTGACTGACTCGACCATCATCTACACACACACTGACGAGGCCCCGGCCCTGGCGACGTATTCGTTCCTGCCGGTGATCGAGGCCTACGCCTCGACGGCCGGGGTCGCGGTGGAGAGCCGTGACATCTCCCTGGCGGGCCGGATCATCGCCGGTTTCCCGGAGTGGCTCCAGGAGGAACAGCGCATCGACGACGCCCTCGCCGAGCTCGGTGAGCTGGCGAAGACGCCCGAGGCCAACATCATCAAGCTGCCGAACATCTCGGCCTCGATCCCGCAGCTCAAGGCGGCCGTCGCCGAGCTGCAGGAGCAGGGTTACGCGCTGCCGGACTACCCGGACGACCCGAAGACCGACGAGGAGCGCGACATCCGCGCCCGCTACGACAAGGTCAAGGGCAGCGCCGTCAACCCGGTGCTGCGCGAGGGCAACTCCGACCGCCGCGCCCCCGCCTCGGTGAAGAACTACGCCAAGGCGCACCCGCACCGGATGGGCGCCTGGTCGGCGGACTCGAAGACCGAGGTCGCGCACATGAGCGGCGACGACTTCCGCTCCACCGAGAAGTCCGTGGTCATCGCCGAGGACGACACCCTGCGCATCGAGCTGGCCGGTGACGACGGCTCGACCACCGTGCTGCGCGAGTCGGTATCGGTGCTCGCGGGCGAGGTCGTGGACGCCTCCGTCATGCGCGTCGCCGTGCTGCGCGAGTTCCTCAAGGAGCAGGTCGCCCGCGCCAAGGCCGAGGGCGTGCTGTTCTCGGTGCACCTCAAGGCCACGATGATGAAGGTCTCCGACCCGATCATCTTCGGTCACGTGGTGCGCGCCTTCTTCCCGAAGACCTTCGCCCAGTACGGTGACGTGCTCGCCAAGGCCGGCCTGACCCCGAACGACGGTCTGGGCGGCATCTGGAAGGGCCTGGAGTCGCTGCCCCAGGGCGAGGAGATCAAGGCTTCCTTCGACGCGGAGCTGGCCGAGGGCCCGGACCTGGCCATGGTCGACTCCCACCGGGGCATCACCAACCTGCACGTCCCCAGCGACGTCATCGTCGACGCCTCCATGCCGGCCATGATCCGTACCTCCGGCCACATGTGGAACAAGGACGACCAGGAGCAGGACGCCCTCGCCGTCATCCCGGACAGCAGCTACGCCGGCGTCTACCAGGCCGTCATCGAGGACTGCAAGGCGAACGGCGCGTACGACCCGTCGACCATGGGCTCGGTGCCGAACGTCGGTCTGATGGCGCAGAAGGCCGAGGAGTACGGCAGCCACGACAAGACCTTCGAGATCCCCGCCACCGGTACGGTGCGGGTCCTCGACAAGGACGGCAACGCGGTCCTGGAGCAGACGGTCGCCGCCGGCGACATCTTCCGTATGTGCCAGACCAAGGACGTGCCGATCCGCGACTGGGTCAAGCTGGCCGTCACCCGCGCCCGCGCGACCGGCGACCCGGCCGTGTTCTGGCTGGACGAGGGCCGCGCGCACGACGCGAACCTCATCGCCAAGGTCAAGCAGTACCTCCCGGAGCACGACACCGAGGGCCTGACCATCAAGATCATGTCCCCGGTCGAGGCGACGAAGTACTCCGTCGAGCGCATCCGCCGCGGCGAGAACACCATCTCCGTCACCGGCAACGTGCTGCGTGACTACCTCACCGACCTGTTCCCGATCCTGGAGCTGGGCACCAGCGCCAAGATGCTCTCGGTGGTGCCGCTCATCAACGGCGGCGGCCTGTTCGAGACCGGCGCCGGCGGCTCCGCGCCCAAGCACGTCCAGCAGTTGGTCAAGGAGAACTACCTGCGCTGGGACAGCCTGGGCGAGTTCCTCGCGCTCGCGGTGAGCTTCGAGCACCTCGCGCAGAAGACGGGCAACGCGCGCGCCCAGGTGCTCGCGGACACCCTGGACCGCGCGACCGGCACGTTCCTCGCCGAGAACAAGTCGCCCAGCCGCAAGCTCGGCGGTATCGACAACCGCGGCAGCCACTTCTACCTCGCCCTGTACTGGGCCCAGGAGCTGGCCAAGCAGACCGAGGACGCGCAGCTCGCGGAGTCCTTCGCGGCGCTCGCGGCGACGCTGGCCGAGCAGGAGCAGAAGATCGTCGACGAGCTGATCGCCGTCCAGGGCTCGCCGGCCGACATCGGCGGCTACTACCAGCCTTCGGTGGCCAAGGCCGCGGCCGTCATGCGCCCGTCGCAGACGTTCAACCAGGCGCTCGCCACCCTCGGTAGCTGA
- a CDS encoding carbohydrate ABC transporter permease: MPSEPGASRGKSQSRAPVRGTTPRALTLDPHRYGDGRRDTRTATNRTPGAPAPRRPRTLAGRARRENATAWAFISPSVLIILGLSIVPVVWSLLLSFRADDLVTPGRWVGLDNYRALVRDPGFRTAVENTLVYAGLYVPLSLIGGLALALALNRRIRLIGLYRTLIFIPFVISAAAQGVLFFFILDPQFGVANSLLHHLGVSPQGFLSDPGQALYLLVLISLWSGIGFCVVVYLAALQDVPPELIESARLDGAGRLRVLWHIKLPSLTPVTVFLLLWQLITALQVFDLIYVTTKGGPLGSTTVIVYFVWEQAFQMFTAGYGAAAAYVLAVALLVVGTALRLYRRRRPGAAPDGAVR, encoded by the coding sequence ATGCCGTCAGAGCCCGGCGCGAGCCGCGGGAAGAGCCAGAGCCGCGCGCCGGTGCGCGGTACGACGCCCCGCGCCCTCACCCTGGACCCGCACCGGTACGGCGACGGCCGACGGGACACGCGTACGGCCACGAACCGGACGCCGGGCGCCCCCGCCCCCCGCCGCCCCCGCACCCTCGCCGGCCGTGCCCGCCGGGAGAACGCCACCGCCTGGGCCTTCATCAGCCCGTCCGTCCTGATCATCCTCGGGCTGAGCATCGTCCCCGTCGTCTGGTCGCTGCTGCTCTCCTTCCGGGCGGACGACCTGGTCACGCCGGGGCGCTGGGTGGGCCTGGACAACTACCGCGCGCTGGTGCGCGATCCGGGCTTCCGTACGGCGGTGGAGAACACCCTCGTCTACGCGGGCCTGTACGTGCCGCTCAGCCTGATCGGCGGCCTGGCCCTCGCGCTGGCGCTCAACCGCCGCATCCGGCTGATCGGCCTCTACCGGACGTTGATCTTCATCCCGTTCGTGATCTCGGCCGCGGCGCAGGGCGTGCTGTTCTTCTTCATCCTGGACCCGCAGTTCGGGGTGGCCAACTCCCTGCTGCACCACCTGGGCGTGTCACCGCAGGGCTTCCTCTCCGACCCCGGGCAGGCGCTGTACCTGCTGGTGCTCATCTCGCTGTGGAGCGGGATCGGCTTCTGTGTCGTCGTCTATCTGGCCGCGCTCCAGGACGTGCCACCGGAACTGATCGAGTCGGCGCGGCTGGACGGCGCGGGCCGGCTGCGGGTGCTGTGGCACATCAAGCTGCCGTCGCTGACGCCGGTGACCGTCTTCCTGCTGCTGTGGCAACTGATCACCGCGTTGCAGGTGTTCGACCTGATCTACGTCACCACGAAGGGCGGCCCGCTCGGGTCGACCACCGTCATCGTCTACTTCGTATGGGAGCAGGCGTTCCAGATGTTCACCGCCGGATACGGGGCCGCCGCCGCGTACGTCCTCGCGGTCGCCCTGCTCGTCGTGGGCACCGCCCTGCGCCTGTACCGGCGGCGCCGGCCGGGTGCCGCGCCGGACGGAGCGGTCCGTTGA
- a CDS encoding AAA family ATPase — MLLWINGPFGGGKTQTAHEIQRRLPGSVICDPEHVGFGLHRMTPPALRGDFQNLPAWRQGVHEVLDLVLTEHPGPVIAPMTLVETAYFDEIVGRLRDRGHDVRHFALLADRRTVLRRLRERGFGHLVGYVAGKDTPLRRESFAVAKLDHCLERLRGPEFSEHVWTDRRTVPQVADHIAASAGLALAPDTDSALRGRLRRTWTSVKHVRFG, encoded by the coding sequence ATGCTCCTGTGGATCAACGGCCCTTTCGGCGGCGGCAAGACGCAGACCGCGCACGAGATCCAGCGCCGGCTCCCCGGCAGCGTGATCTGCGACCCCGAGCACGTCGGCTTCGGCCTGCACCGGATGACACCGCCGGCCCTGCGCGGCGACTTCCAGAACCTCCCGGCCTGGCGACAGGGCGTCCACGAGGTGCTGGACCTGGTCCTGACCGAGCACCCGGGCCCGGTGATCGCCCCGATGACGCTCGTGGAGACGGCCTACTTCGACGAGATCGTCGGCCGGCTGCGGGACCGCGGCCACGACGTCCGGCACTTCGCGCTGCTCGCGGACCGGCGGACGGTGCTGCGGCGGCTGCGGGAGCGCGGCTTCGGGCATCTCGTGGGGTACGTCGCCGGGAAGGACACCCCGTTGCGGCGGGAGAGCTTCGCCGTGGCGAAGCTGGACCACTGTCTGGAGCGGCTGCGGGGGCCGGAGTTCAGCGAGCACGTGTGGACCGACCGGCGTACGGTCCCACAGGTCGCCGATCACATCGCCGCCTCGGCCGGGCTGGCGCTGGCTCCCGACACCGACAGCGCGCTCCGTGGGCGGTTGCGCCGTACGTGGACGAGCGTGAAGCACGTGCGGTTCGGTTGA
- a CDS encoding GNAT family N-acetyltransferase has translation MNQGNGDVTAHGGRPDGTDDNSGDAGYVNNGYDGYEVRPGVPTADTYRRLRRATGLGDKLAEGAAIGLPNTWYGVTVHASPAPADGGTADGADPVGMGRIIGDGGCFFQIVDICVLPQHQGHGLGKRIMAALTAELERRAPAGAYVSLIADGDARHLYAKFGFTETAPASVGMAFMPRPAH, from the coding sequence ATGAATCAGGGGAACGGTGATGTCACCGCGCACGGCGGCCGGCCCGACGGTACCGATGACAACAGCGGTGACGCCGGTTACGTCAACAACGGCTACGACGGCTACGAGGTCAGGCCCGGCGTGCCCACGGCCGACACGTACCGGCGACTGCGCCGGGCGACCGGCCTCGGCGACAAGTTGGCCGAGGGCGCGGCGATCGGCCTCCCGAACACCTGGTACGGCGTCACCGTGCACGCGTCGCCGGCGCCCGCGGACGGCGGTACGGCGGACGGCGCGGACCCCGTCGGCATGGGCCGGATCATCGGCGACGGCGGCTGCTTCTTCCAGATCGTCGACATCTGTGTGCTGCCCCAGCACCAGGGCCACGGCCTGGGCAAGCGCATCATGGCCGCTCTCACCGCCGAACTGGAGCGCCGCGCACCGGCAGGCGCCTACGTCTCCCTGATCGCCGACGGCGACGCCCGCCACCTCTACGCCAAGTTCGGCTTCACCGAGACCGCCCCCGCCTCGGTCGGCATGGCGTTCATGCCCCGCCCGGCCCACTGA
- a CDS encoding beta-ketoacyl-[acyl-carrier-protein] synthase family protein, which produces MRTVTEDVVVTGLGATTPLGGDAASTWEAMLAGRSGISAIEEEWAAGLPVRIAGRLAVEPGTVLDRVQARRMDRCEQVALVAAREAWADAGAPAVDPERLAVVIGTGTGGALTMLGQDDVLETSGVRKVSPHTVPMLMANGPAAWVSIDLGARGGAHTPVSACASGAEAIAMGLDLIRLGRADVVVAGGAEACVHPLPLAGFAQARAHSTRNDEPELASRPFDVDRDGFVIGEGSAVVVLERAGFAAARAARAHATLAGAGVTSDAHHITAAHPEGQVRAMRLALSAAGLPPRDIEHVHAHATSTHLGDLTEARSITEAIGTHPSVTATKSMTGHLFGAAGAAGALAAILAVRDGVVPATQNIDTLDPEIGLDVVMGGPRKGALSSALTNSFGFGGHNASLVFTAAP; this is translated from the coding sequence GTGCGTACAGTCACCGAGGATGTGGTGGTCACCGGCCTCGGAGCCACGACGCCGCTGGGCGGGGACGCCGCCTCGACCTGGGAGGCCATGCTGGCCGGGCGGTCCGGCATCAGCGCCATCGAGGAGGAGTGGGCGGCCGGACTGCCCGTACGGATCGCGGGCCGGCTCGCGGTCGAGCCCGGGACAGTCCTGGACCGGGTGCAGGCCCGGCGGATGGACCGGTGCGAACAGGTCGCGCTCGTGGCGGCCCGGGAGGCGTGGGCCGACGCGGGGGCGCCGGCCGTCGATCCGGAGCGGCTGGCCGTGGTGATCGGTACGGGCACGGGCGGCGCCCTCACCATGCTCGGACAGGACGACGTACTCGAAACGTCCGGCGTACGGAAGGTGTCCCCGCACACCGTCCCGATGCTGATGGCGAACGGGCCCGCCGCCTGGGTCAGCATCGACCTGGGGGCGCGCGGCGGCGCCCACACGCCGGTCAGCGCCTGCGCCTCCGGGGCCGAGGCCATCGCCATGGGCCTGGACCTGATCCGCCTCGGCCGGGCCGACGTGGTGGTGGCGGGCGGCGCCGAGGCGTGTGTCCACCCGCTGCCGCTGGCGGGCTTCGCCCAGGCCAGGGCGCATTCGACGCGCAACGACGAGCCGGAGCTGGCGTCGCGCCCGTTCGATGTCGACCGGGACGGTTTCGTGATCGGCGAAGGTTCGGCGGTGGTCGTTCTGGAACGCGCCGGGTTCGCCGCCGCCCGCGCGGCCCGCGCGCACGCCACCCTCGCGGGCGCGGGCGTCACCTCGGACGCCCACCACATCACGGCCGCACACCCCGAGGGGCAGGTCCGCGCGATGCGGCTGGCCCTGTCCGCCGCCGGGCTGCCCCCGCGCGACATCGAGCATGTGCATGCCCATGCGACCTCCACTCACCTGGGCGACCTCACGGAGGCCCGGTCGATCACGGAGGCCATCGGCACCCACCCGTCCGTCACCGCGACCAAGTCGATGACCGGCCACCTTTTCGGCGCGGCCGGAGCGGCCGGTGCCCTCGCCGCGATCCTCGCCGTACGCGACGGTGTCGTCCCCGCGACGCAGAACATCGACACCCTCGACCCGGAGATCGGCCTCGACGTCGTCATGGGCGGGCCGCGGAAGGGCGCCCTGTCCTCCGCCCTCACGAACTCCTTCGGCTTCGGCGGGCACAATGCGAGCCTGGTGTTCACGGCGGCGCCTTGA